The following nucleotide sequence is from Triticum dicoccoides isolate Atlit2015 ecotype Zavitan chromosome 7B, WEW_v2.0, whole genome shotgun sequence.
NNNNNNNNNNNNNNNNNNNNNNNNNNNNNNNNNNNNNNNNNNNNNNNNNNNNNNNNNNNNNNNNNNNNNNNNNNNNNNNNNNNNNNNNNNNNNNNNNNNNNNNNNNNNNNNNNNNNNNNNNNNNNNNNNNNNNNNNNNNNNNNNNNNNNNNNNNNNNNNNNNNNNNNNNNNNNNNNNNNNNNNNNNNNNNNNNNNNNNNNNNNNNNNNNNNNNNNNNNNNNNNNNNNNNNNNNNNNNNNNNNNNNNNNNNNNNNACCCCGCactgccaccgccgcctcccccctcctcctcctctcctgtcaTCGCCCCCGGCTTGCGTGTGGCGCCAATCGACCCAAAGCGAGGGCCAAGGAGGCCACGAAGCCCACGCCCCTAAAACCCTAGAGGGTTCCCCCCGTCGAGATTGAGCCAAGAACCGGCGAGTCCGCGCGCCGGGGccgggcttttcctggccaagactGACATGGTGAGTTCTTTCTTGGCCCTTCGTTAATCCAGGTTTCTTGGTTCGACGCGGAAGGTTGGTTTCTCGATCCGCTCTTCTCGGCTGACCGTTTCGCCGTTCTTGGATTTCTTGTGGCGCAGTCGTCGGACATCAGGAAATGGTTCATGAAGCCGCACGACAAGAATGCGGGTGCGGCCAAGCCCtctgccgccggcgccgccgcgccggGTGCGGCCAAGAAGCCTGTGCTCAGCATCCCCGAGAAGGCCGCGACATCTTCGGTAGAATGCTGACTTCTTTCTTTCTGCTTCTTCGTTCATCTGGTTGGTTCGGTGCTTTTCTAGGTCTTCTTTAGCAGTTTGTTTTCTCTAGCATTGCTATCCAGGATGCAGTGCATCGGCTCAGCAACTCGATTTTCCTCGGCCATACAGTTTAAGAACTCTAGATTAATGCATTTCCCGCGGCAGTAGCCCAACCACAACCTGTTAAATCCCTTATTCGTTCTGCTAATGGGTGTTGGAATCTTTTGTGCAAACCATACTTTAATATCGCCCAAAAAGATACTAGATTTGATTTTCGCATGCACTGTATACAGTTTAAGAACTGACTTTGATGTTTCATGTCTGGTTGTGCACCATGAGTCCATGATATAAGAATGTATTAGCAGATAGTACTGTCAATCAGATTCTAAGCTGGGTATATTCTTGCACCACCATCGCAGTTAGACCAACGGCTCGCTTTAATTCTTTGGTTGCTTCCACTGACCTAAATTATTTGATGTCCCCCAGCTTATATACGTCACCTGTAATCAATACTGTATCTGGATCATGCAGGTGCCTGGTAATCAAGATGCTTCAGCTAGAAGGAAGACAAGCAAGTACTTTGCACCCAAAACAGAAAAAGATGCTGATGTTGCTGAGAAGAGTTCTTCTAAAAGAAAACTTCAGAAAAGCAGTGAGGACCTTGAGGATGACATCAAGCCTTTCGCAGCAAACAAGGCCCTTAaggatgaagaagacgacgacgatgacttTGTGGTGCCTTCAAAAAAGAAAACTCCAGTGAAGCCACCACCATTAAAGAAGTTGAAGGCTGCATCTAATGATGATGACCAGGACGAAAGGATGGATGAAGATGCCGAGACCCCTTCCAAAGCAGCTGGAaggggaagaggaaggggaaggggaggaagaggagcaggAGCAGCCCATGGAAAGACTActagtcatgatgatgatggtggggaGGACAGGATGGATGAAGATGCTAAGACCCCTTCCAAAGCAGCCGGAaggggaagaggaaggggaaggggaagggttggaagaggaggaggaacggCTCATGGAAAGACTACTACTGGTCTTGATGATGATGGTGAGGAGGATAGGATGGATGAAGATGACAAGACCCCTTCCAAAGCAGctggaaggggaagagggggcagAGGAGCAGGAGCTACTCCTGGGGGAAGAGGTAGAGGAGGGGGTGGGAGAGGTTTCATGAATTTTGGTGAAAGAAAGGATCCCCCTCACAAAGGGGAGAAGGTAATTCACAGTTCTTGTCACAAGTTTCTGGAAGGCCCCACCCTAAACCGTTCATTCCATATTCTGTAGGAAGTCCCAGAGGGTGCCCCTGACTGTTTAGCTGGTCTGACATTTGTCATAAGTGGTACCCTTGACAGGTGTGGTTACTTTCTTCATTTTTTATACTGAAGTGTTTTGTTTTCCGATCATGCAACGGCCAATGCACATAATTATCTTAACACTTCCAACTTTCTTTATTGAGATGATCTGGCCAGTAAATAATCATAATTTTCTGTTTATCTGCAGTCTTGAACGGGAGGAAGCGGCTGATCTAATAAAGCGTTACGGGGGACGTGTTACCGGTTCAATTAGTAAAAAGACGGTACTTGTAGTATTATAAAAGTTGCCGCTGTAAGTATTAATGGCTTGTATCTTTGTTGACAACTTGACATCGCTTGTTGGCAGAGTTACCTATTGGCTGATGAAGATATTGGGGGAGTGAAATCTAATAAAGCAAAAGATCTGGGGTATTACTTGATAGCTTTATTTTGAGAAGAATTCTGTAAGTTTGTTTTTAATTGTCACTGCTTGATATATGCTCACGTTTATTGCAGCGTCCCGTTCTTGACTGAAGATGGTTTATTTGATATGATCCGGAAATCAAAGCCTGCAAAGGCTCCTGTAAACAAACATGAAGGTAACAgcaattcagaaaagctacagaagTCACAGACAAAGAGCTCTCCAGTTAAACCTGAAAGAAGAGGTAACCAGGAACTTTTAAATTGTAATGCATCTTTAGTTTATTGGACAAACATAATCTTGCTTAGTTGCATTAACCTGGAACATAATTACCGTGGTAGTTCTATCTTCTTACTCCTAactttgtactccctccttcccaaaataagtgtcgcttatctagtacaaagttatactaaatcagcgacacttattttgggatggagggagtagatattAGGTTGATCCTGCAAATAACATGCCATTGGTATGATTTATTTTCTTAATATTGCCATTTCTCATGTTGTTGATGCTTATGCATATCTTGATTTTGAATTTTTTAGCTGTCGATCAAGTCGGTACCATGGGCAAGAGTACTCCCTCAAAGAGTAATAAAGAAAGCAACTCCACTAACAATCAAAAGGTCAAGGTTGTTGACCGCGGTTCTTTGCAATGGACAGAGAAATATCGGCCAAAAGTTCCAAACGACATAGTTGGCAACCAATCAATGGTGAGAAATTCTGTATTTTGGTTATTTTGGTCATGTACATCTATGCACACGTAAGTTAGTATGAATGATTTTTTTTTTCCGGGGAGCATTGACGAACTTCTAATGTATATAGGTTAAACAACTTCATGATTGGTTGAAAAGTTGGGAGAATCAATTCCTTCATTCTGgccaaaagggcaaaggaaagaagcagGTCGATGGTGGAGCTAAAAAAGCTGTATTGCTGAGTGGACCTCCAGGTATTGGTAAGACTACAACTGCAAAAGTTGTTAGTCAGATGCTTGGATTGCAGGCCATTGAGGTGTGTCTTTATTCTTACATACTTCACTTATTTATCTTTCAGGTAATTATGTGTTCTTTATTTACCTTTGAGTCACAAATTTAAATGAGTAATATATGCATAACAGGTTAATGCAAGTGATAGCCGTGGTAAAGCAGACTCCAAGATTGAGAAAGGTGTTGGGGGGAGCACATCAAATTCTATCAAAGAGCTTATCAGCAATGCTACTCTGAATTATAGTGACAACCGGTCTGTACTACAATATCCTGAACTTTTGCACTTTGATTTGTTTTTATTGTTATATGAAGTGTGGAGCAATTTCACAGGATAAAGAAGCCTAAGGCTGTACTCATCATGGACGAAGTTGACGGTATGTCTGCTGGTGATAGAGGTGGAGTTGCTGATCTTATTGCCAGCATCAAGATATCCAAGATTCCTATAGTTTGCATTTGTAATGATCGTTATAGCCAGAAGCTGAAGAGCCTTGTAAATTACTGTTTGCTACTCAACTTCAGGAAACCAACAAAGCAGCAGGTTATTTCATGCCACCATATTCTAATGATTTATGTAAATTATTGTTTGCTTTCCTACTATTGTCTATTACCCTATTATTGCCCTTACCTATTATGACAACTGAACTGctgttctcaattgcttgctgctaCCCAGTTAATCTGATAAAATCTGCCGCCTTAATGTTTTTTCTGAACATAAGTAAACATGGTTatattcattttggtatttttttctAATTGTTGGCAAAAGTTGCTTCTTTTTTGACTTTATGTTTTTTCTGGTTTACTTCTCCCATCTCCTCACactatatatactactccctccatcccaaaataagtgtctcaactttgtactagctctagtacaaatttgtattaagctcaagacacttattctgggacggagggagtaatacggGGCAGGTTCAGcactatttgtatttttaacaaaaAAGAATTGTGTTTTGGGGTTGTTTTTAACTTCTGTACTCAACAGATGGGCAagaggttgatggagattgccAGA
It contains:
- the LOC119341189 gene encoding replication factor C subunit 1-like, encoding MSSDIRKWFMKPHDKNAGAAKPSAAGAAAPGAAKKPVLSIPEKAATSSVPGNQDASARRKTSKYFAPKTEKDADVAEKSSSKRKLQKSSEDLEDDIKPFAANKALKDEEDDDDDFVVPSKKKTPVKPPPLKKLKAASNDDDQDERMDEDAETPSKAAGRGRGRGRGGRGAGAAHGKTTSHDDDGGEDRMDEDAKTPSKAAGRGRGRGRGRVGRGGGTAHGKTTTGLDDDGEEDRMDEDDKTPSKAAGRGRGGRGAGATPGGRGRGGGGRGFMNFGERKDPPHKGEKEVPEGAPDCLAGLTFVISGTLDSLEREEAADLIKRYGGRVTGSISKKTSYLLADEDIGGVKSNKAKDLGVPFLTEDGLFDMIRKSKPAKAPVNKHEGNSNSEKLQKSQTKSSPVKPERRAVDQVGTMGKSTPSKSNKESNSTNNQKVKVVDRGSLQWTEKYRPKVPNDIVGNQSMVKQLHDWLKSWENQFLHSGQKGKGKKQVDGGAKKAVLLSGPPGIGKTTTAKVVSQMLGLQAIEVNASDSRGKADSKIEKGVGGSTSNSIKELISNATLNYSDNRIKKPKAVLIMDEVDGMSAGDRGGVADLIASIKISKIPIVCICNDRYSQKLKSLVNYCLLLNFRKPTKQQMGKRLMEIARKEGIQAQENAMEELAERVHGDIRMALNHLQYMSLSQSVVKYDDIRLRLNSSSKDEDISPFTAVDKLFGFNGGRLRMDERIDLSMSDPDLVPLIIQENYINYRPSAVGKDDSGVKRMNYLARAAESIADGDIVNVQIRRYRQWQLSQAACLASSIVPAALMHGNREVLEAGERNFNRFGGWLGKYSTTNKNKRLLEDVHSHILASQQANLDREALRLDYLTLLLRQLTDPLKTMPKEEAVQKVVEFMDTYSLSQEDFDTLVELSKFKGHPNPMDGIQPAVKSALTKAYKQGSSSRVVRSADLINIPGMKKTLKKRVAAILEPLDESLPEETGVASAEGDEEELSDAENDDELVPGDSKPKLDLQSDNKKGIQVQLNLKSNGNGSSAKKAPAARSKTPGSAGKAVGGSGGKRKR